A portion of the Blautia hansenii DSM 20583 genome contains these proteins:
- the cmk gene encoding (d)CMP kinase, which produces MAINIAIDGPAGAGKSTIAKAVAKELEFIYVDTGAMYRAMALYLIRKGISPKEQEKMEEACKNAEISIVYEKGAQQVILDGENVTEYLRQEEVGNMASVSSVNPKIREKLVELQRVLASKENVVMDGRDIGTCVLPHADIKIYLTASARTRALRRCKELEEKGIACVLEEIEADINDRDYRDMHRDISPLKQAEDAVLLDSSNMNITEVKDEIIRLYKEAIA; this is translated from the coding sequence ATGGCAATTAACATAGCGATTGACGGACCTGCCGGAGCAGGCAAAAGTACCATAGCAAAGGCAGTGGCAAAGGAATTGGAATTTATCTATGTAGATACAGGCGCCATGTATCGTGCAATGGCATTATATCTGATTAGAAAAGGAATTTCTCCAAAGGAACAGGAGAAAATGGAAGAAGCCTGTAAAAATGCAGAGATTTCCATTGTGTATGAAAAAGGAGCGCAGCAGGTGATTTTAGACGGGGAAAATGTCACAGAATATTTAAGACAGGAAGAAGTAGGCAATATGGCATCTGTAAGCTCTGTAAATCCGAAAATCAGAGAAAAGCTGGTAGAGCTTCAGAGAGTGCTTGCGTCGAAAGAAAACGTAGTTATGGATGGAAGAGATATCGGAACCTGCGTATTGCCTCATGCAGATATAAAAATTTATTTAACTGCCAGCGCACGTACAAGAGCCCTGAGAAGATGCAAAGAGCTGGAGGAAAAGGGAATTGCCTGTGTATTGGAAGAAATTGAGGCAGATATCAATGACAGAGATTACAGGGACATGCACAGAGATATTTCCCCTTTAAAACAGGCAGAAGACGCTGTTTTACTGGACTCCTCCAATATGAATATTACAGAAGTAAAAGACGAAATTATTCGTTTATACAAAGAGGCAATCGCATAG
- the ispH gene encoding 4-hydroxy-3-methylbut-2-enyl diphosphate reductase yields MDVKVAKTAGFCFGVKRAVEEVYKVAETTKGTVYTYGPIIHNEEVVSDLEKKGVKVLETEEDLKNLTEGTVIIRSHGVPKYIYELLEERNISYVDVTCPFVLKIHRIVEKESAQGKHIVIVGDPNHPEVVGIKGWCQRKATIIKTKEDAKSFLAESGEKLCIVSQTTFNYNNFQEIVEILSEKGYDKLVLNTICNATQDRQSEAAQIAKQVDAMIVVGGKHSSNTQKLYEICKSECKDTYYIQTLADLDSEGFPSVQCVGITAGASTPNKIIEEVSKHVRIKF; encoded by the coding sequence ATGGATGTAAAGGTAGCAAAAACAGCCGGATTTTGTTTTGGAGTGAAAAGAGCCGTGGAAGAAGTCTATAAGGTGGCGGAAACGACCAAAGGGACTGTGTATACTTACGGCCCGATTATCCACAATGAAGAAGTGGTATCTGATTTAGAAAAGAAAGGCGTAAAGGTTCTGGAAACAGAGGAAGACTTAAAAAATCTTACAGAAGGGACTGTGATTATTCGTTCTCACGGCGTTCCAAAATATATTTACGAGCTGTTGGAAGAGAGAAATATTTCCTATGTAGACGTTACCTGTCCTTTCGTTTTAAAAATACACAGGATTGTAGAAAAAGAAAGTGCACAGGGAAAACACATTGTAATTGTAGGAGATCCCAATCATCCTGAGGTAGTAGGAATTAAAGGCTGGTGTCAGAGGAAAGCTACGATTATAAAAACAAAAGAGGATGCAAAGAGCTTTTTGGCAGAAAGCGGCGAAAAACTATGTATTGTGTCTCAGACGACATTTAATTACAATAATTTTCAAGAAATAGTTGAAATTTTGAGCGAAAAGGGTTATGATAAACTTGTTTTAAATACGATTTGTAATGCTACCCAGGACAGACAGTCTGAAGCAGCTCAAATCGCTAAGCAGGTAGACGCCATGATAGTCGTAGGAGGCAAACATAGCTCCAATACCCAGAAACTATATGAGATATGTAAAAGCGAATGTAAGGACACTTACTATATACAGACACTTGCTGACTTGGATTCTGAAGGTTTTCCGTCCGTTCAATGTGTAGGTATTACAGCTGGGGCGTCAACCCCGAATAAAATAATTGAGGAGGTTTCAAAACATGTCAGAATTAAGTTTTGA
- the rpsA gene encoding 30S ribosomal protein S1: MSELSFEQMLDETFKTIRNGEVVEGTVIDVKEDQIILNIDYKADGIITRTEYSNDQNLDLRTVAHPGDTMEAKVLKLNDGDGQVLLTYKRLAADKGNKRLEEAFENKEVLTAKVNQVLDGGLSVIVEEARVFIPASLVSDTYEKDLTKYQDQEIEFVITEFNPRRRRVIGDRKQLLVAKKEEMKKELFERIHAGDVVEGTIKNVTDFGAFIDLGGADGLLHISEMSWGRVENPKKVFKAGEKITVLIKEINGDKIALSLKFEDQNPWLNAAEKYAVGNVVEGKIARMTDFGAFIELEPGVDALLHVSQISRAHVEKPSDVLKVGQVVTAKVVDFNEEEKKISLSMKVLEPVQEEAEETTEE, from the coding sequence ATGTCAGAATTAAGTTTTGAACAGATGCTGGACGAAACATTTAAAACAATCAGAAATGGAGAGGTAGTTGAAGGTACAGTTATCGATGTCAAAGAAGACCAGATTATTTTGAACATTGATTATAAAGCAGACGGTATCATTACAAGAACTGAATACTCAAATGACCAGAACCTGGATTTAAGAACTGTTGCACACCCAGGCGATACAATGGAAGCAAAAGTTCTCAAATTAAACGATGGTGACGGACAGGTGCTTTTAACTTATAAAAGACTGGCAGCTGATAAAGGAAATAAGAGATTAGAAGAAGCATTCGAAAATAAAGAAGTGCTTACAGCAAAAGTAAATCAGGTATTAGACGGCGGATTAAGCGTTATCGTGGAAGAAGCAAGAGTTTTCATTCCTGCAAGCCTTGTATCTGATACTTATGAAAAAGACCTGACAAAATATCAGGATCAGGAAATTGAATTTGTAATTACAGAGTTCAACCCAAGAAGACGCCGTGTAATCGGTGACAGAAAACAGCTCTTAGTAGCTAAAAAAGAAGAAATGAAGAAAGAATTATTCGAAAGAATTCACGCCGGAGATGTTGTTGAAGGTACAATTAAAAATGTAACAGATTTCGGTGCATTTATTGACTTAGGTGGCGCTGACGGACTTCTTCATATTTCCGAAATGTCTTGGGGAAGAGTTGAAAATCCAAAGAAAGTATTTAAAGCAGGAGAGAAAATTACTGTTCTGATTAAAGAAATCAATGGTGATAAAATTGCGTTAAGTCTGAAATTTGAAGACCAGAACCCTTGGTTAAATGCAGCTGAAAAATACGCAGTTGGTAATGTTGTAGAAGGAAAAATTGCTCGTATGACAGATTTCGGTGCATTCATCGAATTAGAACCGGGTGTAGATGCGTTACTTCACGTTTCTCAGATTTCCAGAGCACATGTTGAAAAACCATCTGATGTATTAAAAGTTGGTCAGGTAGTTACTGCGAAAGTAGTAGACTTCAACGAAGAAGAAAAGAAAATCAGCCTGAGCATGAAGGTTCTTGAACCGGTTCAGGAAGAAGCAGAAGAAACAACAGAAGAATAA
- a CDS encoding ribonuclease H-like domain-containing protein, protein MITNVRILHQFSTVLPVTFSVLNYEPKDVLFFDIETTGLSSKTSHVFLIGLISFQPDTKEWQLIQFLQEQDNEEEERALLETFSAFAKNRTQLIHFNGSSFDIPYLVSRYEKHQLPNPFSHKSSLDLYREFLRMPAFFRQMPNHTQKAFEELTSYTRKDLLSGKEMIKFYHSYTKSPSKEKEDLLLQHNYDDLVGMLSVLPLFNLRQLPKGQWELTHVEELKKQEADQTITKELLFTLTIPAPIPGQLSASFPFGYITASWHTVKIKLPLYEGTLKFYYPDYKNYYYLPLEDEAVHKSVAVYIDAQHRQKATASTCYKKYNGIFVYAPQTCTLPLLKEDIRTKECYTFWPLQNSSLTMQKSYIQEILKTAITLS, encoded by the coding sequence ATGATAACAAATGTGCGAATTCTTCACCAATTCTCAACAGTTTTACCAGTAACCTTTTCCGTCTTAAATTATGAGCCGAAGGACGTCCTGTTTTTTGATATTGAAACCACGGGATTAAGCTCCAAAACAAGCCATGTATTTTTAATTGGTCTTATTTCCTTTCAGCCTGACACCAAAGAATGGCAGCTTATCCAGTTCCTTCAGGAGCAGGATAACGAGGAAGAGGAAAGAGCACTTTTAGAGACTTTCTCTGCCTTTGCAAAAAACAGAACACAGCTCATTCACTTTAATGGAAGCTCTTTTGATATCCCTTATCTTGTGTCCCGCTATGAAAAGCATCAGCTTCCCAACCCTTTTTCCCATAAAAGCTCCCTTGATTTGTATCGGGAATTTCTGCGTATGCCTGCTTTTTTCCGGCAAATGCCCAATCATACCCAAAAAGCTTTTGAAGAATTGACTTCTTATACAAGAAAAGACCTTTTATCAGGAAAAGAAATGATAAAATTTTATCACAGCTACACAAAATCGCCTTCCAAGGAAAAAGAAGACCTGCTTTTACAGCATAACTATGATGACCTTGTGGGAATGCTCTCTGTCCTTCCTCTTTTTAATCTAAGACAGCTCCCCAAAGGACAATGGGAACTCACCCATGTGGAGGAATTAAAAAAACAGGAAGCAGACCAAACAATTACCAAAGAACTGTTGTTTACCCTCACAATTCCCGCCCCTATTCCCGGCCAGCTTTCCGCTTCCTTTCCTTTCGGCTACATAACGGCTTCTTGGCATACGGTAAAGATAAAGCTTCCCTTGTACGAGGGAACTTTAAAATTCTATTATCCTGACTATAAAAATTATTACTATTTACCTTTAGAAGATGAAGCCGTTCACAAAAGTGTTGCTGTCTATATTGATGCACAGCACCGGCAAAAGGCAACTGCTTCTACCTGCTACAAAAAATATAACGGCATTTTTGTTTATGCCCCTCAAACCTGTACTCTGCCGCTTTTAAAAGAAGATATCCGTACCAAAGAATGTTATACCTTCTGGCCTCTTCAAAATTCATCTCTGACCATGCAAAAAAGTTATATTCAAGAAATATTAAAAACAGCCATTACTTTGTCGTAA
- a CDS encoding putative ABC transporter permease, which yields MDIEIAGVSLYYIISWFFVYSFLGWLWETAYVSVRKKKFVNRGFINGPLCTIYGMGAVSIYLILKPFGDNLAVLYIGGVVVATILEYITGWLMEKIFHTRWWDYSHRKYNLQGYISLGTSLGWGVFTVLLFEVLQPAVSWFTDLYPQKIGEILLIVIMILYALDFITSAWAAFGLTKNFAKVEDMMEDITQYLHSSRLYETKEEIRERLETVRAHIRTQEAVERLSVRRQEFMERFEALFAEKHLLDEDSYLSKKAEMEQKLDEFAKKYTDIRKKQNIVKKRMVYAYPELKNQFKKYRKKHQKE from the coding sequence ATGGATATAGAAATCGCAGGTGTATCTTTATATTATATCATAAGCTGGTTCTTTGTATATAGCTTTTTGGGATGGCTGTGGGAAACTGCTTATGTATCGGTAAGAAAAAAGAAGTTTGTAAACAGAGGGTTTATTAACGGTCCTCTATGTACCATTTATGGTATGGGTGCTGTAAGCATTTATTTGATTTTGAAACCTTTTGGTGATAATTTGGCTGTTTTGTACATAGGCGGTGTAGTGGTTGCGACTATACTGGAATATATCACCGGATGGCTGATGGAAAAGATTTTTCATACGCGCTGGTGGGATTACAGCCACAGAAAATATAATCTTCAGGGATATATCAGTCTGGGGACTTCTCTGGGATGGGGCGTGTTTACAGTTTTGCTGTTTGAAGTGCTTCAACCGGCTGTCTCATGGTTTACGGATTTATATCCTCAGAAAATAGGAGAAATCCTTCTGATTGTGATTATGATTTTATACGCATTGGATTTTATCACTTCGGCTTGGGCAGCTTTCGGTCTTACAAAGAACTTTGCAAAGGTAGAGGATATGATGGAGGATATTACCCAATATCTTCACAGCAGCAGGCTGTATGAAACGAAAGAAGAAATTCGGGAACGATTGGAAACAGTCAGAGCTCATATACGTACGCAGGAGGCGGTAGAGCGTTTATCTGTCAGACGACAGGAGTTTATGGAGCGTTTTGAAGCTTTGTTTGCGGAAAAGCATCTGCTGGATGAGGACAGTTATCTTTCCAAGAAGGCAGAGATGGAGCAGAAGCTGGATGAATTTGCAAAAAAATATACGGATATTCGCAAGAAACAAAATATTGTGAAAAAACGTATGGTTTACGCATATCCTGAACTGAAAAATCAGTTTAAGAAATATAGAAAAAAACATCAGAAAGAATAA
- a CDS encoding RnfABCDGE type electron transport complex subunit D codes for MSELLHVSSSPHVRSKVSTSGIMRTVFLALMPAALFGIYNFGLNALLLILISIAVCMATEAGYEKIVHKKLTIQDGSAAVTGLLLALNLPPNAPWWIAVIGGVFAILVVKQLFGGLGQNIMNPALAARCFLLISFTGRMTDFTVPSGGWGNIADTVSGATPLAALKAGESVKWVDLFFGNVQGTIGETSALAILIGAAILLINRIIDFRIPLTYIGTFAVFVLLFGGHGFDVEYLLCHLFGGGLMLGAWFMATDYVTTPITKAGQLVYGVCLGIFTGLFRIFGGSAEGVSYAIIFCNLLIPLIERYTMPRAFGKGGKKA; via the coding sequence ATGAGTGAATTATTACATGTTTCATCTTCCCCTCATGTAAGGTCGAAGGTGAGTACCAGCGGCATTATGCGCACAGTCTTTCTTGCGCTTATGCCTGCGGCATTATTCGGAATTTATAATTTTGGCTTAAATGCACTTCTGCTGATTTTAATTTCCATTGCAGTGTGCATGGCAACAGAAGCCGGATATGAGAAAATTGTACATAAGAAGCTGACCATTCAGGATGGCAGTGCGGCTGTTACCGGTCTTTTGCTGGCGCTTAATCTGCCTCCAAATGCACCTTGGTGGATTGCCGTAATCGGCGGAGTTTTTGCTATTTTAGTGGTGAAACAGCTTTTCGGCGGACTGGGACAGAATATTATGAACCCTGCGCTGGCAGCAAGATGTTTTCTTTTAATTTCTTTTACAGGAAGAATGACGGATTTCACAGTTCCAAGCGGTGGTTGGGGCAACATTGCTGATACTGTATCAGGAGCAACTCCATTAGCGGCTTTAAAAGCAGGAGAGAGTGTAAAGTGGGTAGACTTATTCTTTGGAAACGTACAGGGAACCATTGGCGAGACATCTGCTCTGGCAATTCTCATCGGAGCAGCAATTCTCTTAATCAACAGAATTATTGATTTTCGAATTCCATTGACTTATATCGGTACTTTTGCAGTATTTGTACTGTTATTTGGCGGTCATGGATTTGATGTGGAATATTTATTATGCCATTTATTTGGCGGCGGCTTAATGCTGGGAGCATGGTTTATGGCAACAGATTATGTTACAACACCGATTACCAAGGCAGGACAGCTTGTCTATGGTGTATGTCTTGGTATCTTTACAGGGCTGTTCCGTATTTTCGGCGGCTCCGCAGAAGGCGTATCTTATGCAATTATATTCTGCAACCTGTTGATACCTTTAATTGAGCGTTATACAATGCCCCGTGCCTTCGGAAAAGGAGGTAAAAAAGCATGA
- a CDS encoding RnfABCDGE type electron transport complex subunit G, with translation MKKNTILKDALILIVITLIAGGLLGLVYEVTKKPIANQQEKAKQEAYKAVFEDADSFEVCVEAEDADLAEALKEQGFEAQKINEIMEAKDASGETLGYAVNVTTSEGYGGDITFSMGVQLDGTLNGISILSISETAGLGMNATKDEFKNQFSDKNAEAFEVTKAGASDENEINAISGATITSKAVTGGVNAGICAFNYVKEGE, from the coding sequence ATGAAAAAGAATACGATATTAAAAGATGCCCTTATTCTTATTGTGATTACTCTGATTGCAGGAGGGCTTTTAGGCTTGGTATATGAGGTTACGAAAAAGCCCATTGCCAATCAGCAGGAGAAAGCGAAACAGGAAGCATATAAGGCGGTATTTGAAGACGCAGACTCTTTTGAGGTGTGTGTGGAAGCAGAAGATGCAGATTTGGCAGAAGCTTTAAAAGAACAGGGCTTTGAAGCTCAGAAAATCAATGAAATTATGGAAGCAAAGGATGCTTCCGGAGAGACTTTAGGATATGCTGTCAATGTGACGACCTCAGAAGGCTATGGCGGCGATATCACCTTTTCTATGGGAGTTCAGCTTGACGGAACCTTAAACGGTATTTCTATTTTAAGTATCAGTGAAACGGCCGGACTTGGCATGAATGCCACAAAAGATGAATTTAAAAATCAGTTTTCTGATAAAAATGCAGAGGCTTTTGAAGTTACTAAAGCAGGTGCGTCTGATGAAAATGAAATCAATGCAATCAGCGGTGCAACCATTACTTCAAAGGCAGTAACCGGTGGGGTAAATGCCGGAATTTGTGCATTTAACTATGTAAAGGAGGGAGAATGA
- the rsxE gene encoding electron transport complex subunit RsxE encodes MKKNSPVERLYNGIIKENPTFVLVLGMCPTLAVTTAAINGIGMGLTTTVVLAMSNLFISLLRNIIPDKVRMPAYIVVVASFVTIVQLLLQGFIPVLYDALGIYIPLIVVNCIILGRAESYASKNGPVASIFDGIGMGLGFTLSITILAGFRELIGAGTLFGFQIMPEAYEPATIFILAPGAFFVLAFLAALRAKMQEKKPKEEQKPVHCMEGGCASCGNESCSGKFYDNTVKK; translated from the coding sequence ATGAAAAAGAATTCACCTGTTGAACGTCTTTATAACGGTATCATCAAAGAAAACCCGACTTTTGTGCTGGTACTTGGTATGTGTCCAACGCTGGCAGTTACCACAGCAGCCATAAACGGAATAGGAATGGGACTTACCACAACGGTGGTTCTGGCAATGTCCAACTTATTTATTTCTCTTTTGAGAAATATTATTCCGGACAAGGTACGTATGCCGGCATATATTGTGGTGGTAGCCTCCTTTGTAACCATTGTTCAGCTTTTGCTTCAGGGTTTTATTCCGGTTTTATACGATGCACTGGGAATTTATATTCCTCTTATCGTAGTAAACTGTATTATTTTAGGAAGAGCAGAGTCTTATGCGTCTAAGAACGGACCGGTTGCTTCTATTTTTGACGGAATAGGAATGGGACTTGGTTTTACACTTTCCATTACCATTCTTGCAGGCTTCCGTGAGCTTATTGGCGCAGGCACTTTGTTTGGTTTCCAGATTATGCCTGAGGCTTATGAGCCTGCTACTATTTTTATTTTAGCTCCGGGAGCTTTCTTTGTGCTTGCATTTTTGGCAGCGCTTCGTGCAAAAATGCAGGAAAAGAAACCAAAGGAAGAGCAAAAGCCGGTACATTGTATGGAAGGCGGCTGTGCTTCCTGTGGCAATGAGTCTTGCAGCGGAAAATTTTACGATAATACAGTGAAGAAATAA
- the rsxA gene encoding electron transport complex subunit RsxA, which produces MKELLIIAVGAAVVNNVVLSQFLGLCPFFGVSKKIETAAGMGGAVIFVITLSSLVTSLIYQFVLSPLDMGYMQTIVFILVIAALVQFVEMFLKKAMPALYQSLGVYLPLITTNCAVLGVAVINVQKSYNVLQGTVNGFATAVGFTISIVLMAGLREKMEYNDVPKYFQGFPIVLLTAGLMAIAFFGFSGII; this is translated from the coding sequence ATGAAAGAATTATTGATTATAGCTGTTGGAGCAGCGGTGGTAAATAATGTTGTTTTAAGTCAGTTCCTCGGTCTTTGTCCCTTCTTTGGAGTTTCTAAGAAAATAGAAACGGCAGCGGGCATGGGAGGAGCGGTTATCTTTGTTATTACCCTGTCTTCACTGGTAACCAGCTTAATTTATCAGTTTGTTTTAAGTCCTTTGGATATGGGCTATATGCAGACGATAGTATTTATTTTAGTTATTGCGGCGTTAGTTCAGTTTGTAGAAATGTTTTTGAAAAAGGCAATGCCGGCGCTGTATCAGAGCCTTGGTGTTTACCTTCCTCTGATTACTACAAACTGTGCGGTTTTAGGTGTTGCAGTTATCAATGTGCAGAAATCTTATAATGTCTTGCAGGGAACAGTAAACGGATTTGCCACAGCAGTGGGCTTTACCATTTCTATTGTTTTAATGGCAGGGCTTCGTGAAAAAATGGAGTATAATGATGTTCCGAAATATTTTCAGGGATTTCCGATTGTGCTTTTGACTGCCGGATTGATGGCCATTGCTTTCTTTGGCTTTTCAGGAATTATTTAG
- the rnfB gene encoding RnfABCDGE type electron transport complex subunit B, which produces MITGIIIAAALVGGVGLFIGLFLGVAGKKFAVEVDEREIQVREELPGNNCGGCGFPGCDGLAAAIAKGEAPVNACPVGGAAAAAKIAAIMGQEAGENIRMTAFVKCAGDCEKAGKSYDYTGVKDCKMAALMQNGGEKACSYGCLGYGSCVKACGFDAIHIVNGIAVVDKEKCKACGKCVAECPKHLIELIPYQQKQAVACSSKEKGKAVMSACEIGCIGCRKCVKECPSEAITVVDNVAQIDYEKCTNCGKCKETCPRHIIL; this is translated from the coding sequence ATGATAACAGGAATTATCATTGCGGCAGCTCTGGTAGGCGGCGTAGGGCTTTTCATCGGACTTTTTCTGGGAGTTGCCGGAAAGAAATTTGCAGTAGAAGTAGATGAAAGAGAAATACAGGTAAGGGAAGAGCTGCCCGGCAATAACTGCGGAGGTTGCGGATTTCCGGGATGTGACGGACTGGCAGCAGCCATTGCAAAGGGAGAAGCGCCTGTAAATGCCTGTCCCGTAGGTGGAGCGGCAGCAGCGGCAAAGATTGCAGCGATTATGGGGCAGGAAGCAGGAGAAAACATTCGTATGACAGCTTTTGTAAAATGTGCCGGTGATTGCGAAAAAGCCGGAAAAAGCTACGATTACACCGGTGTAAAGGACTGTAAAATGGCTGCTCTTATGCAAAACGGCGGAGAAAAAGCCTGCTCCTACGGATGTCTTGGCTATGGCTCCTGTGTAAAAGCCTGTGGTTTTGATGCTATACATATTGTCAACGGTATTGCCGTGGTAGACAAAGAGAAATGTAAGGCATGCGGAAAATGCGTGGCAGAATGTCCGAAGCATTTAATCGAATTAATTCCATATCAGCAGAAGCAGGCTGTGGCATGCAGCTCCAAGGAGAAAGGAAAGGCAGTCATGAGCGCCTGTGAAATCGGTTGTATCGGCTGCCGTAAATGTGTCAAAGAGTGTCCGAGCGAAGCCATTACAGTGGTAGACAATGTGGCACAGATTGATTATGAAAAATGTACAAATTGTGGAAAATGTAAAGAAACATGTCCACGCCACATTATTCTGTAA
- a CDS encoding NusG domain II-containing protein has product MKKKDLFLICILLAAGMIGFVAFKGIQKSAASDKQMLKISVDGEVCGEYSLKDKQEIKIGDTNVCQIEEDGTVSMTEADCPDQLCVKQGKIKAFGESIICLPNKVVLEIVTENKKAEEIDSIVK; this is encoded by the coding sequence ATGAAGAAAAAGGATTTGTTTCTAATTTGTATTCTCTTGGCAGCAGGAATGATTGGTTTTGTTGCGTTTAAAGGCATTCAGAAATCAGCAGCTTCAGATAAGCAAATGCTGAAAATTTCTGTGGATGGAGAAGTCTGCGGAGAGTATTCTTTAAAAGATAAACAGGAAATTAAAATCGGGGATACCAATGTATGCCAAATTGAAGAGGACGGAACAGTGTCCATGACAGAGGCGGACTGCCCTGACCAGCTGTGCGTAAAGCAGGGGAAAATCAAAGCGTTTGGAGAAAGTATCATCTGTCTGCCAAATAAAGTGGTTTTGGAAATTGTAACAGAGAATAAAAAGGCAGAGGAAATTGACAGTATAGTGAAATAG
- a CDS encoding Gx transporter family protein, whose translation MKKTAYIGLLCALAIILGYVEMLLPLFPFAPGVKLGITNLVTVFLLYSFTYKEAALVSCIRIVCIGFMFGNLFSIVYSLAGAFLSLFCMTLAKKIKGLSMAGVSVIGGVTHNIGQLIIAALVVESGSVFFYFPILLFAGTVTGLLIGIVSSEIYKRIPGRIGNDSVFKR comes from the coding sequence ATGAAAAAAACAGCGTATATCGGACTGCTCTGTGCATTGGCAATTATCTTGGGATATGTGGAAATGCTGCTTCCTTTGTTTCCCTTTGCACCGGGAGTAAAGCTTGGAATTACAAATTTGGTAACGGTATTTCTTTTATATAGCTTTACTTACAAAGAGGCTGCTCTTGTCTCCTGCATCCGAATTGTGTGCATTGGATTTATGTTTGGAAATTTGTTTTCTATTGTATACAGCCTGGCAGGAGCTTTTTTAAGCCTGTTTTGCATGACTTTGGCAAAGAAAATAAAAGGCTTATCTATGGCAGGAGTCAGTGTAATCGGAGGTGTGACACATAATATAGGACAGCTTATCATAGCAGCTTTGGTGGTGGAAAGCGGAAGTGTCTTTTTCTATTTTCCGATTTTACTTTTTGCAGGAACAGTAACCGGACTTTTAATAGGAATTGTATCTTCGGAAATTTATAAGAGAATACCGGGAAGGATAGGAAATGATAGCGTATTTAAAAGGTGA
- the ruvA gene encoding Holliday junction branch migration protein RuvA: MIAYLKGEIVEILEDRVILEAGNIGYNLFMPMAGVDGVLRTGDETKIYTYLNVREDAMQLYGFLTKDDLNVFKLLLGVNGIGPKAALGVLSGLSADELRFAVLADDVKTISKAPGIGKKTAQKLILELKDKMSLQEAFDLKSEHVQESAGSLSDVSDIKKEAVEALTALGYSGADALRAVKHTEITEGMSVEDLLKQALKNMF, translated from the coding sequence ATGATAGCGTATTTAAAAGGTGAAATTGTTGAAATTTTAGAAGACAGAGTAATTTTGGAAGCGGGAAATATAGGATATAATCTTTTTATGCCCATGGCAGGAGTAGATGGGGTTCTGCGTACAGGTGATGAGACGAAGATTTACACTTACTTAAATGTCAGGGAGGATGCCATGCAGCTGTATGGTTTTCTTACCAAAGACGATTTGAATGTTTTCAAATTGCTGTTGGGAGTAAATGGTATCGGACCAAAGGCGGCGCTTGGAGTCTTATCGGGACTGTCCGCAGACGAGCTGCGCTTCGCTGTTTTGGCGGATGATGTGAAGACCATCTCAAAAGCGCCGGGAATTGGGAAGAAGACGGCACAAAAGCTGATTTTAGAATTAAAGGATAAAATGAGTCTTCAGGAAGCGTTTGACTTAAAATCAGAGCATGTGCAGGAAAGCGCAGGAAGCCTGAGTGATGTTTCTGATATTAAGAAGGAGGCAGTAGAGGCATTGACTGCTCTGGGATATTCCGGAGCAGATGCCCTTCGTGCGGTAAAGCATACAGAAATTACAGAGGGTATGAGCGTGGAGGATTTATTAAAACAGGCATTGAAAAACATGTTTTAA